The Sulfurospirillum sp. UCH001 genome segment AATGTTTCTTCAATCATTCAATTTTTGGAAAGTTTAGATTTTTCTCTACTGGATGCAGATGAAAGTAACATTGAACAAGCCTTAGAAAGCCATTACTATCGCTTTCAAAATGCGCATGATATTCAAGCGTTATTTATTACGTTGTCACGTTTTAAAAAAGAGATAGGCTCATTAGAGTCTGTTTTCCTTCCAGCTTATCAAAAACGCTCTCATGTGATGGATGGTTTACGCGCATTGATCGCAATGTTGTATGATATTAATCCCTACCGTTCACGTGGTTATCAGTTTTTATTAGGTACAATACCCCAAGCAAACCCACACTCTCCTTATAAACGATGGCATATGTATCTTAGATGGATGGTACGTAAAGATCATCTTGACCTTGGTCTTTGGCATGACGTTGATACCAAAGATTTATTGATACCACTTGATACCCATACTTTCGCGTTGGGAAAAAAATTGGGCTTGATTCAGCGAAAATCGTATGATTTTAAGGCTGTGTTAGAGTTGAGCCAAGCGCTCCAAAAGATTGATCCAAGTGATCCTGTCAAATACGATTTTGCACTCTATCGCTTAGGACAAGAGAAAATTCTTCTTTAAGGTTCACAATGAATGTGAAGTATTGGCTCCCTAGAAGCTTTACGATTTGGAAGGAAGGGTATGATCTTGCAAAATTATCATCTGATATTGTAGCAGGTTCTACAGTTGCGATTATCGCTTTACCTTTAGCTATGGCATTTGCCATTGCCAGTGGGGTAAGCCCTGAAAAAGGGCTGTTTACAGCAATTGTTGCTGGGTTTCTTATCTCCCTTTTAGGTGGGAGTAGGTATCAGATTGGAGGTCCTACAGGGGCTTTTGTTGTGGTACTCTATGCGGTTATTTTAAAACATGGATACGATGGCTTAGTGATAGCTACGTTTTTAGCTGGAATAATGCTGTTTTTGATGGGTGTTTTCAAATTGGGAAATATCATCAAATTTATTCCTTATCCTGTAACGGTTGGGTTTACGACGGGTATTGCACTTATTATCTTTTCATCACAAATTAAAGATTTTTTAGGCTTACCGGTTGCAAAAATGCCAGCAGAATTTACAGATCAATGGCTTTTGTATTCTAAAGAAATTTTGCATGTCAATTACTATGCCCTAGCCATAGGACTTATTAGCATTATACTGCTCATAAAATTACGTCATAAATTTCCACGCATTCCTGCACCTATGATTGTTATTGTTTTATCTTCCATTGTCGTTTGGATGTTTCATTTACCTGTTGAAACGATAGGTTCAAAGTTTGGCTCTTTGCCATCAACATTGCCTACCCCAACATTGCCTCCTTTGTCATTTGAAAAGATACGTGCCGTTTTTCCTGATGCAATTACGATTGCGATTTTAGGGGCTATTGAGTCATTACTTTCGTGTGTTGTCGCGGATGGTATGACAGGAGATCGTCACCATTCAAATAAAGAGCTTATGGCACAAGGTTTTGCCAATATTGGCTCTGTTTTATTTGGTGGTATTGCAGCAACAGGTGCTATTGCTAGAACAGCGACAAATATCAAGTCGGGGGCATACAGTCCATTATCTGGAATGATTCATGCTTTAATGTTGCTGGTTTTTATGTTTTTGTTCTCAAAATTGATCATTTTGATTCCATTAGCAGCTCTTGCAGCTATTTTAGTTGTTGTGGCTTGGAATATGAGTGAATTTCACCATTTTAAAGCTATTGCTCTAAAATCTGAGCGTAATGATGTCGTGGTATTACTCATGACTTTCTTTTTGACAGTATTTATTGATTTAAATACAGGTGTTCAAACAGGTATTATGCTTGCAGGTTTGCTCTTCATTAAACGTATGATTGATGTTACAGGTATTATTGATACCAAAGAGACTGTTGTTATGCCTTTTGATGAAGCAGATGAACCTGTGGATGTGGATGATGCACATGCCATTAGTAAAAAGATCGTTCCTTCGGGTGTTGAAGTCTATGAGATTAATGGACCATTCTTTTTTGGTGTCGCAGATCGTCTAAAAAATGTTTTAGGCGAGCTTGAAGAAGCTCCTAGAGTATTTATTTTACGTATGCGCCATGTTCCTATGGTTGATGCAACGGGATTGCATGCTTTGGAAGAATTTTTTGATCTGTGTAAGAGTAATGGAACAATTCTTGTACTTTCAGGCGTGAATGAACGCATTAGGCTAAAAATGCAACGTCTTGGTTTTGAACAAAAAGTTGGAAAAGAAAATATTGCAGATCATATCGACACCGCATTAATTCGAGCGAATCAACTTTTAGACAAGGAGTAAGTATGCCTTATGTTAATATCAAAATCACCAAAGAGGGTGCAACGAAAGAGCAAAAAGCTGAACTTATTGAAGGCGTTACAAACCTTTTAGTCAGTGTTCTTGGTAAGAATCCAGCGACAACTGTTGTCACTATTGACGAGGTTGATATGGATAATTGGGGTATAGGTGGGCAACAGGTAAGCGAACTTCGCAAAAAACCGAAGCCTTAATGAACTATTAAATGATTTATAGATACAATCACGCAAAATTAATTAACGAAGGAAATGTGTAATGGGCGAAATGTTTACATTTTTAGGTCTTATTAATCACACTCATGACTTCATCTTTGTATCCCATATTATTTTAGTTGGTGTAATCAGTTTTGTTTTAGCGAAGCTTGCAACATCTAAAATGCAATTGGTACCAAGTGGTGTTCAAAATGTCATGGAAGCGTATCTTGAGAGTGTCATCTCTATGGGTAAAGATGTCATTGGTGAAGAGTTGGCGCGTAAATATCTACCACTTGTAGCAACACTTGGTTTAATGGTATTTATTGCAAATGTTATTGGTATTATCCCAGGTTTTGAAGCTCCTTCAAGCAATCTAAACATGACTTTGGCGCTCGCGCTTATGGTATTTGTGTATTATAACTTTGAAGGTATCCGTGTAAACGGTGTTGTTCATTACTTTGCACACTTTATGGGACCATTGAAAGTTTTAGCTCCACTCATGTTCCCAATCGAGATCGTTTCACATCTTTCTCGTATCGTTTCTTTGTCATTCCGACTTTTCGGTAACATCAAAGGTGACGATCTTTTCTTAGCAGTTGTCTTGATGCTTGCTCCTTGGGTAGCACCACTTCCTGCTTATGCACTTTTAACATTCTCTGCATTCTTGCAGACATTTATTTTTATGATTTTGACATACGTTTATCTTGCGGGTGCTGTTTTAATTAGTGAAGAGCACTAAAAAGTACCTACTTGTTGAAACATCAACGAATGCGTTTTGAAAAACTTCTCAGCTTTTTGCAAGGAGCCTCTTGGGCTCTTGCAATCGCTGGAGGATTTTACACTTTCTTACTTTTTCTCCCTTTTGGTTTAATCATTGCATCCATTGTGGCTCTTTTTATTTTTTTAAGCGGTTGTTTCTTTGCCATTTTATTTGTAATGGCACAAATACAATCTGATAAGCTTGAAGAGTTGAAAAAGCAGACACAACTTTTGGAAAAACTCTCATACAATGATCAAACGTTATCTCATTACTGATCCTTCATTTTATACATCTGATTCCGCAAAATTTGTGGAAAAACTGCTGTCTATTAAGGCAAAACATACACCTGATTATATTTGTTTGCGTGATAAACAAACAGCAGACTATAAAACACTGGCACAAGCTGTTGTAAAGGCTGGCATTCAAGATCAACACACAAAACTCTATTTGCATACTGATTTTGAACTAGCTCATGAACTAAGATGTGATGGTGTACATTTACCTTCACACGCACTTGATAAAATTGAAATGGCTAAAGCATTCGATTTAGAAGTTATCGTGAGTACTCATACATTTTCG includes the following:
- a CDS encoding thiamine phosphate synthase, whose protein sequence is MIKRYLITDPSFYTSDSAKFVEKLLSIKAKHTPDYICLRDKQTADYKTLAQAVVKAGIQDQHTKLYLHTDFELAHELRCDGVHLPSHALDKIEMAKAFDLEVIVSTHTFSEIEEAQKRGADAITFSPIFATPNKGEPLGLEKLKEINDRIHIKCFALGGIINTDQVNACEDVGVYGFASIRFFLD
- a CDS encoding SulP family inorganic anion transporter, which produces MNVKYWLPRSFTIWKEGYDLAKLSSDIVAGSTVAIIALPLAMAFAIASGVSPEKGLFTAIVAGFLISLLGGSRYQIGGPTGAFVVVLYAVILKHGYDGLVIATFLAGIMLFLMGVFKLGNIIKFIPYPVTVGFTTGIALIIFSSQIKDFLGLPVAKMPAEFTDQWLLYSKEILHVNYYALAIGLISIILLIKLRHKFPRIPAPMIVIVLSSIVVWMFHLPVETIGSKFGSLPSTLPTPTLPPLSFEKIRAVFPDAITIAILGAIESLLSCVVADGMTGDRHHSNKELMAQGFANIGSVLFGGIAATGAIARTATNIKSGAYSPLSGMIHALMLLVFMFLFSKLIILIPLAALAAILVVVAWNMSEFHHFKAIALKSERNDVVVLLMTFFLTVFIDLNTGVQTGIMLAGLLFIKRMIDVTGIIDTKETVVMPFDEADEPVDVDDAHAISKKIVPSGVEVYEINGPFFFGVADRLKNVLGELEEAPRVFILRMRHVPMVDATGLHALEEFFDLCKSNGTILVLSGVNERIRLKMQRLGFEQKVGKENIADHIDTALIRANQLLDKE
- a CDS encoding TIGR02757 family protein — its product is MTFEALAKRLNEEAHKRNHADEISVDRPDPLLIASRHNDEFIALICALFAYGNVSSIIQFLESLDFSLLDADESNIEQALESHYYRFQNAHDIQALFITLSRFKKEIGSLESVFLPAYQKRSHVMDGLRALIAMLYDINPYRSRGYQFLLGTIPQANPHSPYKRWHMYLRWMVRKDHLDLGLWHDVDTKDLLIPLDTHTFALGKKLGLIQRKSYDFKAVLELSQALQKIDPSDPVKYDFALYRLGQEKILL
- a CDS encoding F0F1 ATP synthase subunit A, which encodes MGEMFTFLGLINHTHDFIFVSHIILVGVISFVLAKLATSKMQLVPSGVQNVMEAYLESVISMGKDVIGEELARKYLPLVATLGLMVFIANVIGIIPGFEAPSSNLNMTLALALMVFVYYNFEGIRVNGVVHYFAHFMGPLKVLAPLMFPIEIVSHLSRIVSLSFRLFGNIKGDDLFLAVVLMLAPWVAPLPAYALLTFSAFLQTFIFMILTYVYLAGAVLISEEH
- a CDS encoding 4-oxalocrotonate tautomerase family protein, with translation MPYVNIKITKEGATKEQKAELIEGVTNLLVSVLGKNPATTVVTIDEVDMDNWGIGGQQVSELRKKPKP